The Halomonas denitrificans DNA window AGTCAAGCGCGCAAGTATAGCGCAAGATTCGCCGCAGCGAAAGAGGAAATGCCGCTGCGGATCAGGCGTCGCGCGGCGATTCGAGGAACGCCAGTTCGTCCTCGTCGAGACGGCCTTCGCTCTTCAGGGCGTCGATCAGGTCCGGCCGCCGGTCGCGCGTTCGCTGCAGCGCCTCGCGCCGCCGCCAGCGGGCGATCGCCGCGTGATCGCCGGAGCGCAGGACGTCCGGAACCGCTCGCTCCCGCCAGATCTCGGGTCGGGTGTAGTGCGGGCAGTCGAGCAGTCCGCTGGAGAAGGAATCCTGGGCCGCCGACTCCTCGTGGCCAAGCACACCGGGCTGGAGGCGGAGCACCGCATCGATCAGGGCCGCGGCCGCGAGCTCGCCGCCGGAAAGGACGAAATCGCCGAGCGACCACTCCTCGTCCACCAGTTCCTCGTGGACCCGTTCGTCCATCCCCTCGTAGCGACCGCACACCAGGATCAGGCGTTCCCGGCCCGCCAGCCGCTCCACGGCCTCCTGGTCCACACGCCGGCCCTGCGGCGTCAACGCGGCGACCGGCGCGTCCGAACCCTGCCGGGCCTCTTCGATGGCCCGCGCCAGCGGCTCGGGGCGCATCACCATGCCGGGCCCGCCGCCGTAGGGTCGATCGTCGACGCTCCGGTGCACCCCTTCGGCGTGCGTGCGCGGATCGAAGGTCCGGAGCCGGACCCGCTCCTCGGCCAGCGCCCTGCCCGTCAGGCCGAGCTCGTGCAACGAATCGAACCAGTCCGGGAACAGGGTGACGACGTGGATTTCAGTCAGCATCGGTCCACTCCGGCTGCCAGTCGACCACCACGGTGCCCGCATCGAGGTCGACCTCTCGGACATAGCGATCGAGCACGAACGGCACGAGGTGGTCGCGCCCGCCGTCGCTTCGCCGGATCACCAGAATGTCGTGGACGCCGGCGTCGAGCAGGCCGTGGACCCGGCCCAGTTCGACCGAATCCAGGTTGATCACCTGCAGGTTCAGCAGGTCCTTCCAGTAGTAGCGGTCGGGACCGGATTCGGGCAGTGCGTCGGTCGGAATCCTCAGTTCGGTTCCGGCCAGCCGCTCGGCCTGTTCCCGGGAATCGATTTCCTCCACGCGAGCGACCAGGCGGGGACCCTGGCGACGCCACTCGCGTACGTGCAGAAGCCCCGGCGAGCCGTCGGCCTGCCAGGGCTGGTAATCGAAGATGTTCTCGGGCGGGTCGGTGAAGGAAAACACCTTCACCCAACCGGACACGCCCCAGGCACCGTTCAAGCGGCCGATGCGAAGCGTGGCTTCACTGGGCTCGTCCGGGCCCGGAGCGGTCATGTGTCCGGGCTCAGGCGTCTGCCGAAGCGGCCTTGCGCGATTCGTCGACCAGGTGGCTGACTCGCTCGGAGATCTGCGCACCCTGCTCCTTCCAGTGATCGATACGCTCGAGGTCCACGCGCAGGCGCTCCGCCTGGCCGCGGGCCACCGGGTTGAAGAACCCGATGCGCTCGATGTAACGGCCGTCGCGGCGGTTACGGCTATCGGTCACCACGATGTGGTAGAACGGCTGTTTCTTGGCACCACCACGTGCCAGTCGGATCTTGACCATGCTGTCTCCTGCTCCATCGACCGGACGATCATCCCCGGCCGGTTCGCTTGTGTTCGAAAGGACGCGGGATTGTACCCGCATTCCACGTTGATCGGGCCCGGACGGACGACCGTCCGGGCCCTTCGTACTGCTTACTCGGCTGCACCCTCTTCGCCGGCGCCACCGGCATCCGCCGTCTCGGCGGATTCGGCTTCGTTGGCTCGGAGCAACGCGGCCAGTTCGGCTTCCGTATCGCCCACGACCTCGGCATCCTCACGTCGACGCTCGCGCGCCACGCGCCCGGTGCCGGCCGGAATCAGGCGGCCGACGATCACGTTTTCCTTGAGACCGCGCAGGTTGTCGACGGTGCCGCGAACGGCCGCATCGGTGAGAACGCGTGTGGTCTCCTGGAACGAGGCCGCCGAAATGAACGACTCGGTCGCCAGCGACGCCTTGGTGATCCCGAGCAGCACCGATTGCAGCTTGGCCGGCCGCAGTCCGTCCTTCTCGAGGCGCTGGTTCTCTTCCCGGACGCGAACCGCATCGAGCTGCTCGCCGGGGAGGAACTTGCTGTCGCCGGACTCCAGTACTTCGACCTTGCGCAGCATCTGGCGGATGATCACCTCGATGTGCTTGTCGTTGATCTTCACGCCCTGGAGGCGGTAGACGTCCTGGATTTCCTGCACCAGGTAGTTCGCAAGCGCTTCCACGCCGAGCAGGCGCAGGATGTCGTGCGGGTTCGGTTCGCCGTCGACGACCGTTTCGCCCTTCTCCACGTGCTCGCCTTCGAAGACCAGGATCTGGCGCCACTTCGGAATCAGCTCCTCGTGCGTATCGCCGGCTTCGTCGGTGATCACCAGGCGCTGCTTGCCCTTGGTTTCCTTTCCGTAGCTGACCGTGCCCGAGGCTTCGGCGAGGATCGCCGGCTCCTTCGGCTTGCGGGCTTCGAACAGGTCCGCCACTCGCGGCAGACCCCCGGTGATG harbors:
- the trmD gene encoding tRNA (guanosine(37)-N1)-methyltransferase TrmD, encoding MLTEIHVVTLFPDWFDSLHELGLTGRALAEERVRLRTFDPRTHAEGVHRSVDDRPYGGGPGMVMRPEPLARAIEEARQGSDAPVAALTPQGRRVDQEAVERLAGRERLILVCGRYEGMDERVHEELVDEEWSLGDFVLSGGELAAAALIDAVLRLQPGVLGHEESAAQDSFSSGLLDCPHYTRPEIWRERAVPDVLRSGDHAAIARWRRREALQRTRDRRPDLIDALKSEGRLDEDELAFLESPRDA
- the rimM gene encoding ribosome maturation factor RimM (Essential for efficient processing of 16S rRNA), with protein sequence MTAPGPDEPSEATLRIGRLNGAWGVSGWVKVFSFTDPPENIFDYQPWQADGSPGLLHVREWRRQGPRLVARVEEIDSREQAERLAGTELRIPTDALPESGPDRYYWKDLLNLQVINLDSVELGRVHGLLDAGVHDILVIRRSDGGRDHLVPFVLDRYVREVDLDAGTVVVDWQPEWTDAD
- the rpsP gene encoding 30S ribosomal protein S16, translated to MVKIRLARGGAKKQPFYHIVVTDSRNRRDGRYIERIGFFNPVARGQAERLRVDLERIDHWKEQGAQISERVSHLVDESRKAASADA